A window of the Hordeum vulgare subsp. vulgare chromosome 5H, MorexV3_pseudomolecules_assembly, whole genome shotgun sequence genome harbors these coding sequences:
- the LOC123399168 gene encoding putative F-box/kelch-repeat protein At3g22730, with amino-acid sequence MASDGNDAEQPTENQSASISRLTPDVLHEILLRLPVSSLQRLRRTCHQWRGIISDPCFIMDHANRAPEHLLLFLPRLDASASFKTAMPGRVKLFDEKWSVTTWAASSMDPDDHLFASCNGLLCFYRRYTLKIVNPATGQRLHLSKPDGRSFRDLYYLYSFGFHPATGEYKLVYFLREPRHGRPSGQPFRFDAIQVYTLGEDGWRNVRAPRESCLVNLGVVNVGGVMYWISEEEGACCGVAVMEFDLKEESFVTLRPPPLRACGAPALSYYVTEVEKKVCLVTAPFSSNAPRWRRYNAEVSGRMDVWMLESRGEDRWSLRYSVELSSSAPRCVPQPCFVRGEKVLLHGRDGDAFCRDLRGDEDGGEVKLLNLRPYRYYETQSYVYKETLVPLDVYAGAAIVRAPHWPLPPPGS; translated from the coding sequence ATGGCCAGTGATGGAAACGATGCAGAGCAGCCAACCGAAAATCAGTCAGCAAGCATCAGCCGCCTCACACCAGACGTCCTGCACGAGATACTTCTCCGGCTTCCGGTGAGCAGTCTACAGAGACTCCGCAGGACGTGCCACCAATGGCGCGGCATAATCAGCGACCCCTGCTTCATCATGGATCATGCCAACCGTGCACCGGAGCACCTCCTCCTTTTCCTGCCTAGGCTGGACGCCTCGGCAAGCTTCAAGACCGCCATGCCTGGCCGCGTGAAGCTCTTCGATGAGAAATGGTCGGTCACAACATGGGCAGCGTCGTCCATGGACCCGGACGACCACCTCTTCGCGTCGTGCAACGGCCTGCTCTGCTTCTACCGGAGATACACGCTGAAGATCGTCAACCCCGCGACCGGCCAGCGCCTGCATCTCTCGAAGCCCGACGGGAGATCGTTCCGTGACCTCTACTACCTCTACAGCTTCGGGTTCCACCCGGCGACGGGGGAGTACAAGCTCGTCTACTTCCTCCGCGAGCCCCGGCATGGCAGGCCGTCCGGGCAGCCGTTCCGCTTCGACGCGATCCAGGTGTATACCCTCGGCGAGGACGGGTGGAGGAACGTCAGGGCGCCGAGGGAGAGCTGCCTGGTGAACCTCGGCGTCGTCAACGTGGGTGGGGTGATGTACTGGATATCGGAGGAGGAAGGGGCGTGCTGTGGCGTGGCGGTCATGGAGTTCGATCTCAAGGAGGAGTCCTTCGTGACATTGAGGCCTCCGCCGCTGAGAGCGTGCGGCGCCCCCGCGCTGTCCTACTACGTgacggaggtggagaagaaggtGTGCCTGGTGACCGCCCCTTTCAGCAGCAACGCTCCCCGGTGGCGCCGCTACAACGCCGAGGTCTCCGGGAGGATGGACGTGTGGATGCTCGAGAGCAGGGGCGAAGATCGGTGGTCGCTGAGGTACAGCGTCGAGCTGTCGTCGTCGGCGCCGCGGTGCGTCCCGCAGCCGTGCTTCGTCCGCGGGGAGAAGGTCCTGCTGCACGGCCGCGACGGCGACGCGTTCTGCCGGGACCTGCGGGGCGACGAGGACGGCGGGGAGGTGAAGCTGCTGAACTTGAGGCCTTACAGGTACTACGAGACGCAGTCGTACGTGTACAAGGAGACGCTCGTCCCGTTGGACGTGTACGCGGGGGCGGCCATTGTCCGTGCGCCGCACTGGCCTCTCCCTCCACCAGGCTCTTGA